In Thermococcus thioreducens, a genomic segment contains:
- a CDS encoding PLP-dependent cysteine synthase family protein, whose amino-acid sequence MGNMMENYTKLGIYNDIVQTIGNTPLVRLRKIERYFNLKNELYAKVEFFNPGGSIKDRIGKYMIEGAKREGKIVEGGVIVEPTSGNTGVGLALVAADEGYMTVFTMPDKMSTEKELLLKAMGAFVIRTPTAVAPGDPNSYYKVAEAVRNLIWKKGRAVTREELKEIVEYVQRLVNEEKLDELKAILEDEVEETPYAYIPNQYFNRYNPLAHYETTAREIWEQTGGEIDYLFAGIGTGGTITGIGRYLKERKKDVKVIGVDPVGSIYSLVKKGMSLEEALKKAHPYLVEGIGEDLLPETVDLSLVDDMVVVNDQQAFSMTRFLARKEGILAGGSSGAALYGAVKYLKEKGVEGKKVVVIFPDTGRNYLTKVFNDEWLVANGFEVDDEKVLEVLR is encoded by the coding sequence ATGGGCAATATGATGGAAAATTATACAAAATTGGGTATTTATAACGACATCGTCCAGACGATAGGCAACACACCCCTTGTGAGGCTGAGGAAGATAGAGAGATACTTCAACCTCAAAAACGAGCTCTACGCCAAGGTGGAGTTCTTCAACCCCGGTGGGAGCATAAAGGACAGGATAGGCAAGTATATGATAGAAGGGGCAAAAAGAGAGGGCAAAATCGTCGAGGGCGGTGTGATAGTCGAGCCAACCTCGGGCAACACCGGCGTTGGCCTCGCCCTTGTAGCGGCCGACGAGGGCTACATGACGGTCTTCACGATGCCGGACAAGATGAGCACCGAGAAGGAGCTCCTCCTAAAGGCCATGGGTGCTTTCGTCATTAGAACGCCCACCGCTGTGGCCCCGGGCGACCCGAACTCCTACTACAAGGTGGCAGAGGCTGTAAGAAACCTCATCTGGAAGAAGGGGAGGGCGGTAACCCGAGAGGAGCTTAAGGAGATAGTCGAGTACGTTCAGCGGCTCGTTAATGAAGAGAAGCTCGACGAGCTTAAAGCCATCCTTGAGGATGAAGTGGAGGAAACGCCCTACGCCTACATCCCCAACCAGTACTTCAACAGGTACAACCCCCTGGCGCACTACGAGACCACTGCGAGGGAGATATGGGAGCAGACCGGAGGGGAGATAGACTACCTCTTCGCGGGGATAGGCACCGGGGGGACGATAACCGGAATCGGGCGCTACCTGAAGGAGAGGAAGAAAGATGTGAAGGTAATAGGCGTTGACCCGGTCGGCTCGATATACAGCCTCGTTAAGAAGGGAATGAGCCTTGAGGAGGCCCTCAAGAAGGCCCACCCCTACCTCGTTGAGGGCATAGGCGAAGACCTCCTCCCGGAAACCGTCGATTTAAGCCTCGTTGACGATATGGTTGTCGTCAACGACCAGCAGGCCTTTTCAATGACCCGCTTCCTCGCGAGGAAGGAAGGAATTCTGGCGGGCGGTTCATCCGGTGCGGCACTCTACGGGGCGGTGAAGTACCTCAAGGAGAAAGGAGTTGAAGGCAAGAAGGTCGTCGTGATATTCCCGGACACCGGAAGGAACTATCTCACGAAGGTATTCAACGACGAGTGGCTCGTTGCGAACGGCTTTGAGGTCGACGATGAAAAGGTCCTGGAGGTGCTGAGATGA